In Hypanus sabinus isolate sHypSab1 chromosome 30, sHypSab1.hap1, whole genome shotgun sequence, one DNA window encodes the following:
- the lypla2 gene encoding acyl-protein thioesterase 2: MCGNNMSLPLLDEAATVSGTERETAVVIFLHGLGDSGYAWAESLSSIRLPYVKYICPHAPKMPVQLKNFASIPSWFDLTGLSPDDAEDEAGIKKAADCIKAIIDHEIKNGIPSHRIILGGFSQGGALSLYTALTSHHKLGGVIALSCWLPLHKSFPQAAGSNVNKDISILQCHGEMDPVITLKFGFMTLHKLKTIVNPENIQFITYLMQHCTCQQELVAVEDFIAKQLPPV; the protein is encoded by the exons ATGTGTGGTAACAATATGTCTTTGCCGCTGCTCGATGAAGCCGCGACAGTGTCTGGGACAGAACGGGAGACGGCAGTG GTTATTTTCTTGCATGGACTTGGCGACAGTGG ATATGCATGGGCCGAATCGCTGTCTTCTATCCGACTTCCCTATGTGAAATATATCTGCCCTCATGC GCCAAAGATGCCTGTGCAATTGAAAAACTttgcatcaattccatcatg GTTTGACTTGACCGGGTTAAGTCCAGATGATGCTGAAGATGAAGCTGGTATAAAGAAAGCTGCTGACTGCA ttaaAGCAATTATCGATCACGAAATCAAAAATGGAATTCCTTCACATAGGATCATCCTGGGAGGATTTTCACAA GGTGGCGCACTGTCTCTCTACACTGCTTTAACAAGCCATCACAAGTTAGGTGGTGTTATAGCCCTGAGCTGCTGGCTTCCGCTTCATAAATCATTCCCACAG GCAGCAGGCAGCAATGTTAACAAGGACATCAGCATCCTGCAGTGTCATGGTGAAATGGATCCTGTGATAACACTAAAATTTGGTTTTATGACTTTGCATAAGCTAAAGACAATCGTCAATCCAGAAAACATTCAGTTTATTACGTACTTAATGCAGCACTGCACATGTCAACAG GAATTGGTGGCAGTGGAAGACTTCATTGCCAAGCAGCTTCCGCCAGTCTGA